In Thiothrix unzii, the sequence CGTTGCAAATTTTGGTAATGTTGTTCAGCCAGTAATTCGGTCGGAGCCATGAGCGCGACTTGAAAGCCATTGGCAATGGCGTGCAGGGCGGCTGCCACGGCTACTAACGTTTTACCTGAACCAACATCGCCCTGTACTAAACGATTCATCGGTATTGGTTGCTGTAAATCGTGGGTAATTTCACTGATAACGCGGGTTTGTGCTGCGGTTGGGGCGAACGGCAAAGCGTGGCGTAATGCTTGCCAAAAGTGATTTTCTTCCAGCATTGCCGGAGCTTGCACTTGCTGAATCGCGAGGCGTGCTTGCTGTACACCCAGTTGATGCGCCAGCAATTCCTCAAAAATCAGCCGGGTACTGATGCCGCCTAATCTGCCGTTATCTAATTTACCACCCTGAGGATTGTGTAATAGCTGTAAGCATTCACGCAATGCCGGAAATTGGTGTTGCCGCAACGCACTGGGGGGTAATAACTCCGGTAATTCATCCGCGTGTTCCAGCGCGAGGGTGATTAAACGTCGCAAGGTGCGTTGCTGCAACCCTTCCGTGCTGGGGTAGGTGGGTGTCAGGGTGTTTTCCAGCGGTGGTGGATCGTTAGTGTTTAATAATTGATATTCGGGGTGTGCCATTTCCAGCTTGAAACCCGCTTGGCGCACTTCCCCAAAACAGCGTATCCGTACTCCTTTGGCAAGGCTGTATTTTTGTGCGGTGCTGAAATGAAAAAAGCGTAAGGTTAACAGCCCCGTACCGTCGTGAATGTGACACAACAGCATGGTTCGCCCACGATTAATCACTTCGGTAGCTTCGATTTCACCTTCGACTAATACCTCTTGTTCGGGGCGTAAACTGGCAATCGAGTAAATTCGGGTACGGTCTTGATAGCGCAGTGGCAGGTGAAATAATAAATCAGCCACCCGCACAATACCGAGTTTGCCCAGCTTCTCTGAAAGAGCCGTACCGACCCCGCGCAGTTGACTGACTGGCTCATGTAACACTGTATTTGCCAACACACATCCTCATGTTTTCTGATATAATCCCGCGTTTCATCGTTTAAGTGATCGAACAAGAATATGGCCACATTTGCCAAGGAAATTATCCCCGTAAACCTCGAAGATGAAATGCGCCAGTCCTATTTGGACTATGCCATGAGCGTCATCGTCGGACGTGCATTACCGGATGTCCGTGACGGGTTAAAGCCAGTTCACCGCCGCGTCTTGTTCGCCATGAGCGAGTTGGGCAATGAATGGAACAAACCTTACAAAAAATCCGCTCGCGTCGTCGGTGACGTAATCGGTAAATACCACCCTCACGGCGATACCGCAGTTTATGACACGATGGTGCGGATGGCACAACCGTTTTCATTGCGTTACATGCTGGTGGACGGGCAGGGTAACTTTGGTTCCGTGGACGGCGACTCACCCGCCGCGATGCGTTATACCGAAGTGCGTATGTCTAAACTCGCGCACGAGTTGCAAATGGACATCGACAAAGAAACTGTCGATTTCGTCCCCAACTACGATGGCAACGAAAAAGAACCCAGCGTTTTCCCCACGCGCTTGCCCAACCTGCTGATCAACGGTTCATCCGGTATCGCGGTCGGGATGGCGACGAATATTCCGCCACATAATTTGACCGAAACGGTTAATGCCTGCCTCGCGTTATTGAGCAATCCAGAGTTAACCATCAGTGATTTGATGGAATACCTGCCGGGGCCTGATTTCCCCACAGCGGGGATTATCAACGGCGCACGCGGGATTCGGGATGCGTATCACACCGGTAAAGGGCGCATTTACGTGCGGGCGCGGGCAACCGTTGAAGTGGATGAGCGCACCAGTCGCGAAACCATTATTGTCCATGAATTGCCGTATCAGGTGAATAAAGCCCGGTTGCTGGAAAAAATCGCCGAATTGGTCAAAGAGAAAAAGCTCGAAGGCATCTCCGAATTGCGCGACGAATCCGACAAAGACGGGATGCGCATGGTGATTGAACTCAAGCGCGGCGAATCTGGCGATGTGGTGTTAAACAACCTCTACAAGCAAACCCAGATGCAGAGCGTGTTCGGCATTAATATGGTGGCGTTGCTTGACGGACAGCCACGCTTGCTGAACCTCAAAGATGTGTTGGAAGCTTTCCTGCGTCACCGTCGTGAAATCGTTACCCGTCGCACCATTTTTGAAGTGCGTAAAGCACGTGAACGTGCCCATATCCTCGAAGGTTTGGCTGTCGCGCTGTCTAACATTGACGACATTATTACCCTGATTAAATCCGCGCCCAGCCCTGCCGATGCCAAATTGGGTTTGGTAGCACGCGCTTGGGATGCAGGCATTGTCAGCGATATGTTGAGCCGTTCCGGTGCGGATACCTGCCGCCCTGACGATTTACCGGAACAGTACGGTTTGCGCCCTGATGGCTATTGGCTGTCTGAAGTGCAAGCCCAAGCGATTTTGGATTTGCGCTTGCACCGTTTGACGGGGTTGGAAAAAGACAAAATCATTGCCGAATACCGCGAATTGCTGGAAAAGATTGCCGATTTGCTAGAAATCCTCGGTAATCCTGATCGCTTGCTGCAAGTGATCCGTGATGAATTGCTGCTGGTACGTGATACCTACGGTGATGCACGCCGCACCGAAATCAACGTGGTTGGTGAAGACCTGTGCATGGAAGACCTGATTGCTGACGAAGAAGTCATGGTCACGTTCTCGCACGCCGGTTACGCCAAAGCGCAAACGCTCGACACTTACCGTGCGCAAAAACGCGGCGGACGTGGTAAAGCAGCGACGGCGATGAAAGACGAAGATTTCATCGAAAAGCTCTTCGTTGCCAGTATGCACGATACCTTGCTGTGCTTCTCCAGCCGTGGGCGCATGTATTGGCTAAAAGTTTATCAGTTGCCAATGGGCGGACGCGGTGCTCGCGGCAAGCCAATGGTTAATTTGCTGCCACTGGAAGAAGGCGAACGCATCAATGCAGTGCTGCCGATTCGCGAATACGCCGAAGACAAATACATCTTCATGGCAACCTCCGAAGGTACGGTCAAGAAAACCCCGCTGACTGATTTCTCGCGCCCACGTACTGCGGGGATTATCGCGGTCGATTTGCGTGACGGCGATAAGCTGGTCGACGTGGCTGTGACCAACGGTGATAGCGAAGTCATGTTGTTCAGCACCTCCGGGAAAGCGATTCGCTTCCACGAATCCGATGTGCGGGCAATGGGGCGTACTGCGGCAGGTGTGCGCGGCATTCGCATGGACGAGGGGCAGGAAGTCAACGCACTGATCATTTTGGGCGAAGGCGAACTGCTGATTGCCACCGAAAACGGTTACGGCAAACGTACCCGTGCAGAAGAATTCTCGCAGCAAGGGCGTGGTGGGCAAGGTGTGATTGCGATTCAAACCTCTGACCGCAACGGTAATGCGGTGGGTGCGGTACAAGTGCGCGAAGATTGCCAGATCATGCTCATCACCGACGGCGGAACCTTGGTGCGCACCCCAGTTGCTGACGTTTCCATCGTTGGGCGCAATACGCAGGGTGTTACCCTGATTCGCCTCAATGACGGGGAAAAGTTAGTGCAAATTGCGCCGATTTTGACCGATGTTGCTGATGAAAATGCTGATGTCATTGAAGATGATGCTGATGTAGGTGGATCTGAATAAATGTCGGATGTTCTTTCTCTCCACGAAATTGCAAACTGGCAACTTGCCCCTGAAATGGGTGAAGTAAGAGCAGCGTTACCTGCATTGCAGAGAGGATTTGTATGGAAGGTGCGACAAGTTGAAGAGTTATGGGATTCCATCATTCGGCGGTTTCCCATCGGTGCATTTTTATTGTCACCTTTCGATGAAAAACAAGGAAAGCAGCGTTTTAAGTATGAGCAAAGGCATGAACAAGTTGATACTGTAATATTCACGCCAACTCATCATTTACTGGATGGGCAGCAACGCTCTACAGCAATTGCGCTTGGCTTTATGGATGTTTGGTCTGGGAGCAGTGATAGCGGAAGTGCGTTGTGGGTAGATATTGGTGAAGCACCTAAAAAGCAAGATGTTGAGTTTATTTTTCGTGTTTTAACTCGTTCCCATCCTTGGGGGTATAGCCGTGATGATTCATCGAAAATTCTAACGGCTCAGTATAGAAGAGAAGCTTTAGAAGCTTATCAGCAAGCAACACCCGCGCATAAAGATGCTCGAGTTGCTCAGATACCTTTATCTGTTGTTTGGCCTTGGGATGCTATTGCTCCGATTCCTTTTGCTTTTGTTGTTGCTGCTGTTTGTGAAAGTTCAAGTATAAAACAAGCTAAAGAACATTTAGCACAGAAATTAAAATCATTGAGTTTCTTTATATCATCTAATAAGTATGAAAAATTAGTGGAAGCATTTGATGGGGGTAATCAGTACTTATCTAATAGACTTGATGATTTATTAAGTAAAGTTTGGTATGTTTTTCAAGAGAAAAACTACCGTATCCCTATTCTGATATTGCCATTAGATGAGTTCTCATCAAAAGCCACTATTAATATAGAATCACAAGATGAGGGGGATAATCCTGTACCCGATGCGGTTGAGACACTATTTGTTAGAATTAATAGTAGTGGTACTCGCTTAGAAGGTGAGGAGCTCATGTACTCACTTCTTAAGGCAAGTTGGCCGGAAGCCCCTGATTTTATTGATAAGTTACAACACAAATTGGCATTGCCATCTCGTATTGCTATTTTGTGTGCTAGATTAGTATTAGCTCGTGAAACTGATCGAACTGGTTTTCCTGTTGTTCGCAATGTTTCAGAATTTCGTCGCCTGATGCGTGATAATAATTTTTATAAAAAAATGCAGGATTTTATTAAAAATGATGCGAATGAAATATTTGAATGTGCTCGCCGATATTTAACAAAAGGTGATTTTGCGTTACCAGCAGTATTGGCTGCTGAAGTTGCACAACGATCACCTGATGTATTTTTTCTGTTGCTTCGCTGGATTGATCGTATGCAACAGGAAAAATTAGGAGTGGAGCTGGATATTAATGATCATAAAAAAATGTTGGGGTTTTTAACGGCAATTTCATGGTTCTCAAAAGACAAATCACAAGTCATTAGTCATTTATGGCCTCGTTTGCAGAAGGAGCATAGTCATAAAGTAAAATCATTCTTCTCGAAAAGAAATTTTAAATTTGCATTTGAACTTATGGACTCTGGAAAATATAGATTAGTGCCGTTAATTCCGCCCGAACTATTAATGGATGTCTTTGAGAAGAGGGTTTTGAATGGTGCAAGCAATTATCCTGGAATCAAAAACAAAGACAGTAGAATCTGGAAAGAATGGGGTTGGCAGCCTTGGCTCATAAACACAATACCAAATACTTTGAAGCTATGGTATGCAAGCTCATATAATGAAAGTTGGAATGTACAAAAAGACACTCAAGACGAGGGTTTAGTTGGCCTGTATTTAGGGTCGTGGCAAATGTTTATTAATTTTTTATGGGGAAATAGGTCGGTTTTGCTGTATTCTCAGCGAGTATCATTGAATCAATGGTTTCCTGATTTTGATCCTTCTCTGCCGGATAGTATGGAAGATACAAATCGTCCTTGGGATTATGATCACATCCATCCACACAGTTATCTAAAAAATCACAAGAAAATTCCACAACTGATTAAAGATTGGCATGGTTCTATTGGAAATTTTCGGGCGTGGCCTTTAGAGCTGAATCGGTCTGATAGTGATTCATCTCCGTCATCTAAGTTACAAGATAACCAGCACA encodes:
- the gyrA gene encoding DNA gyrase subunit A, whose amino-acid sequence is MATFAKEIIPVNLEDEMRQSYLDYAMSVIVGRALPDVRDGLKPVHRRVLFAMSELGNEWNKPYKKSARVVGDVIGKYHPHGDTAVYDTMVRMAQPFSLRYMLVDGQGNFGSVDGDSPAAMRYTEVRMSKLAHELQMDIDKETVDFVPNYDGNEKEPSVFPTRLPNLLINGSSGIAVGMATNIPPHNLTETVNACLALLSNPELTISDLMEYLPGPDFPTAGIINGARGIRDAYHTGKGRIYVRARATVEVDERTSRETIIVHELPYQVNKARLLEKIAELVKEKKLEGISELRDESDKDGMRMVIELKRGESGDVVLNNLYKQTQMQSVFGINMVALLDGQPRLLNLKDVLEAFLRHRREIVTRRTIFEVRKARERAHILEGLAVALSNIDDIITLIKSAPSPADAKLGLVARAWDAGIVSDMLSRSGADTCRPDDLPEQYGLRPDGYWLSEVQAQAILDLRLHRLTGLEKDKIIAEYRELLEKIADLLEILGNPDRLLQVIRDELLLVRDTYGDARRTEINVVGEDLCMEDLIADEEVMVTFSHAGYAKAQTLDTYRAQKRGGRGKAATAMKDEDFIEKLFVASMHDTLLCFSSRGRMYWLKVYQLPMGGRGARGKPMVNLLPLEEGERINAVLPIREYAEDKYIFMATSEGTVKKTPLTDFSRPRTAGIIAVDLRDGDKLVDVAVTNGDSEVMLFSTSGKAIRFHESDVRAMGRTAAGVRGIRMDEGQEVNALIILGEGELLIATENGYGKRTRAEEFSQQGRGGQGVIAIQTSDRNGNAVGAVQVREDCQIMLITDGGTLVRTPVADVSIVGRNTQGVTLIRLNDGEKLVQIAPILTDVADENADVIEDDADVGGSE
- a CDS encoding DUF262 domain-containing protein is translated as MSDVLSLHEIANWQLAPEMGEVRAALPALQRGFVWKVRQVEELWDSIIRRFPIGAFLLSPFDEKQGKQRFKYEQRHEQVDTVIFTPTHHLLDGQQRSTAIALGFMDVWSGSSDSGSALWVDIGEAPKKQDVEFIFRVLTRSHPWGYSRDDSSKILTAQYRREALEAYQQATPAHKDARVAQIPLSVVWPWDAIAPIPFAFVVAAVCESSSIKQAKEHLAQKLKSLSFFISSNKYEKLVEAFDGGNQYLSNRLDDLLSKVWYVFQEKNYRIPILILPLDEFSSKATINIESQDEGDNPVPDAVETLFVRINSSGTRLEGEELMYSLLKASWPEAPDFIDKLQHKLALPSRIAILCARLVLARETDRTGFPVVRNVSEFRRLMRDNNFYKKMQDFIKNDANEIFECARRYLTKGDFALPAVLAAEVAQRSPDVFFLLLRWIDRMQQEKLGVELDINDHKKMLGFLTAISWFSKDKSQVISHLWPRLQKEHSHKVKSFFSKRNFKFAFELMDSGKYRLVPLIPPELLMDVFEKRVLNGASNYPGIKNKDSRIWKEWGWQPWLINTIPNTLKLWYASSYNESWNVQKDTQDEGLVGLYLGSWQMFINFLWGNRSVLLYSQRVSLNQWFPDFDPSLPDSMEDTNRPWDYDHIHPHSYLKNHKKIPQLIKDWHGSIGNFRAWPLELNRSDSDSSPSSKLQDNQHRIASVINDDIWYFWGNSTPSSDFPANYLAKDDYHKQRVALVEAIIRRFVTLYEEWYRTLKIGELTR